One genomic window of Rhizomicrobium sp. includes the following:
- a CDS encoding SgcJ/EcaC family oxidoreductase has translation MSATDTKAIEDLIASEDAAWGQGDAAAFSKAVLADCVFTNIFGQVFVGHDAFEAQHAHIFSTIYRGTRLRQTVTHLRFLRPDVAVADTSAAVLGLTRLPPGLASPDGALHTRLLQVFVKDGGAWGIAAYHNVDLKPPPGPPPA, from the coding sequence ATGTCGGCGACCGACACCAAAGCCATCGAAGACCTGATCGCGTCCGAGGACGCCGCCTGGGGGCAGGGCGATGCCGCCGCCTTTTCCAAGGCCGTGCTCGCCGACTGCGTCTTCACCAACATCTTCGGCCAGGTCTTCGTCGGCCATGATGCGTTCGAGGCGCAGCACGCGCACATCTTTTCGACCATCTATCGCGGCACCAGGCTGCGCCAGACCGTCACCCATCTGCGCTTCCTGCGCCCGGACGTTGCGGTGGCGGATACGAGCGCGGCGGTCTTGGGCCTGACGCGTCTGCCGCCCGGCCTCGCGAGCCCCGACGGCGCGCTGCACACCAGGCTGCTCCAGGTCTTCGTCAAGGATGGCGGCGCCTGGGGCATCGCGGCCTATCACAATGTCGACCTCAAGCCGCCGCCAGGCCCGCCACCGGCGTAA
- a CDS encoding pyridoxine 5'-phosphate synthase — protein sequence MTKLRLGVNIDHVATVRQARGSAYPDPVRAALLAQDAGADGITAHLREDRRHISDSDIDRLSRELKIPLNLEMAATDEMHVIALNARPHAACIVPEKREEITTEGGLDAARQHNHLAPIVRSLGAAGIRVSLFIEPAREQLDAARSLGAPVVELHTGAYANASGAEQERILKRLRDAAVYGASLGLEIHAGHGLTYDNVAPIAAIPQIRELNIGHFLIGEAIFIGLDAAIRRMRALMDEARAS from the coding sequence GTGACGAAGCTCCGCCTCGGCGTGAACATCGACCATGTCGCCACGGTGCGGCAGGCGCGCGGCAGCGCCTATCCCGATCCGGTGCGCGCCGCGCTCCTGGCGCAGGACGCCGGCGCCGACGGCATCACCGCGCATCTGCGCGAGGATCGCCGCCACATCTCCGACAGCGACATCGACCGGCTGTCGCGGGAATTGAAAATCCCGCTCAATCTCGAAATGGCCGCGACCGACGAGATGCACGTCATCGCGTTGAACGCCAGGCCGCACGCCGCCTGCATCGTGCCCGAGAAGCGCGAGGAGATCACCACCGAAGGCGGCCTCGACGCCGCGCGCCAGCACAACCATCTGGCGCCCATCGTGCGCAGCCTCGGCGCCGCCGGCATCCGCGTCTCGCTCTTCATCGAGCCGGCGCGCGAACAGCTCGACGCCGCAAGGTCGCTCGGCGCGCCCGTCGTCGAGCTGCACACCGGCGCCTATGCCAATGCGAGCGGCGCCGAACAGGAGCGCATCCTGAAACGTCTGCGGGACGCCGCCGTCTACGGCGCGTCCCTCGGCCTGGAAATCCATGCCGGCCACGGCCTGACCTACGACAACGTGGCGCCCATCGCCGCCATCCCGCAGATTCGCGAGCTCAATATCGGCCATTTCCTGATCGGCGAGGCGATCTTCATCGGCCTCGACGCCGCCATCCGCCGCATGCGCGCGCTGATGGACGAGGCGCGGGCGTCTTGA
- the acpS gene encoding holo-ACP synthase, with product MIIGLGSDLIDIRRVDKSIERFGERFLGRIFTAVEREKSDRRAQRSASYAKRFAAKEACSKALGTGLRRGVFWRDMGVVNLPGGKPSMKLTGGALKRLQEITPKGHTAQIDLTITDDFPLAQAVVIISAVPAA from the coding sequence ATGATCATCGGCCTGGGTTCCGACCTCATCGACATCCGCCGCGTCGACAAATCGATCGAGCGCTTCGGCGAGCGCTTCCTCGGCCGCATCTTCACGGCGGTCGAACGTGAAAAATCGGACAGGCGGGCGCAGCGCTCCGCCAGCTACGCCAAGCGCTTCGCCGCCAAGGAGGCGTGTTCCAAGGCGCTCGGCACCGGCCTTCGGCGCGGGGTGTTCTGGCGCGACATGGGGGTGGTGAACCTTCCGGGCGGCAAACCCTCGATGAAGCTGACCGGCGGCGCCCTGAAACGCCTGCAGGAGATCACGCCAAAAGGTCACACCGCCCAAATCGACCTGACCATCACCGACGATTTCCCGCTCGCCCAGGCGGTGGTCATTATCTCGGCCGTTCCAGCCGCTTAA
- the lepB gene encoding signal peptidase I, whose amino-acid sequence MSDEDPEKLIDELIDAPHPAPVVKPAPAPVVTLPAPPPPPKQGESWVETGKTIVYALLIALVIRTFLFQPFNIPSGSMEATLLIGDYLFVEKFSYGYSRNSFPFSFPPFAGRVFGSPPTQGDVVVFKMPNQASEHYMEDYIKRVIGMPGDRVQMIDGVLYLNDKAVPKVRVADYIERDEFGLVHHVPQFRETLPSGKSYLVLDRETTAFDNTPAYVVPKGEYFMMGDNRDNSDDSRGDVGYVPAENLVGRAELRFFSIDESAIWYEPWTWPGAIRFSRMFTLID is encoded by the coding sequence ATGTCCGACGAAGACCCCGAAAAGCTGATCGACGAGCTCATCGACGCGCCGCACCCCGCGCCCGTCGTCAAACCGGCGCCGGCGCCCGTCGTCACGCTCCCCGCGCCGCCACCGCCGCCCAAGCAGGGCGAGTCCTGGGTCGAGACCGGCAAGACCATCGTCTACGCGCTGCTGATCGCGCTCGTCATCCGCACCTTCCTGTTCCAGCCCTTCAACATCCCGTCGGGCTCGATGGAAGCGACGCTCTTGATCGGCGACTATCTCTTCGTCGAGAAATTTTCCTACGGCTACAGCCGCAATTCCTTCCCCTTCAGCTTCCCGCCCTTCGCCGGCCGCGTGTTCGGCTCGCCGCCGACGCAGGGCGACGTCGTGGTGTTCAAGATGCCGAACCAGGCCTCCGAGCACTACATGGAGGATTACATCAAGCGGGTGATCGGCATGCCCGGCGACCGCGTGCAGATGATCGACGGCGTGCTCTATCTGAACGACAAGGCGGTGCCCAAGGTCCGCGTCGCCGACTATATCGAGCGCGACGAATTCGGCCTCGTGCACCACGTGCCGCAGTTCCGGGAGACGCTGCCCAGCGGCAAGTCCTATCTGGTGCTCGACCGCGAGACCACGGCGTTCGACAACACCCCTGCCTATGTCGTGCCCAAGGGCGAATACTTCATGATGGGCGACAACCGCGACAATTCCGACGACAGCCGCGGCGATGTGGGCTACGTTCCGGCCGAAAACCTTGTCGGGCGCGCGGAACTGCGCTTCTTCTCCATCGATGAAAGCGCCATCTGGTACGAACCTTGGACCTGGCCCGGAGCGATCCGCTTCAGCCGGATGTTCACCCTCATCGACTGA
- the rnc gene encoding ribonuclease III has product MKAPSGTNLGPGPERSASAGCSPSSTELEDRLGHRFSDRDLLKRALTHSSANAIASNERLEFLGDRVLGLVIAEDLHKRYPDDAEGALALKLNALVREEACARAAEAAGLADSLILAKSESLSGGRRKGAILAGACEAVIAALYQDGGLETARRFIECYWAPMIETLSPDMRDPKTTLQEWAQARRGNSGAPVYALVKREGPDHAPHFVVEVRVAGQDPLTGEGRSKREAEQDAAKKMLEKVRE; this is encoded by the coding sequence ATGAAAGCGCCATCTGGTACGAACCTTGGACCTGGCCCGGAGCGATCCGCTTCAGCCGGATGTTCACCCTCATCGACTGAGCTGGAAGACCGTCTCGGCCACCGCTTCTCAGACCGCGATCTGTTGAAGCGCGCGCTGACCCATTCCAGCGCCAACGCGATCGCCTCCAACGAGCGTCTCGAATTCCTCGGCGACCGCGTGCTCGGCCTGGTCATCGCCGAGGATCTGCACAAGCGCTATCCCGACGACGCCGAGGGCGCGCTGGCCCTGAAGCTCAACGCCTTGGTGCGCGAGGAAGCCTGCGCCCGCGCCGCCGAGGCGGCGGGCCTCGCCGACAGCCTGATCCTCGCCAAGTCGGAATCGCTCAGCGGCGGGCGGCGCAAGGGCGCGATCCTCGCCGGCGCCTGCGAGGCGGTGATCGCCGCGCTCTACCAGGACGGCGGGCTCGAGACCGCGCGCCGCTTCATCGAATGCTATTGGGCGCCGATGATCGAGACGCTCAGCCCCGACATGCGCGATCCCAAGACGACGCTGCAGGAATGGGCGCAGGCGCGGCGCGGCAATTCCGGCGCGCCGGTCTACGCGCTGGTGAAGCGCGAGGGCCCCGACCACGCGCCGCATTTCGTCGTGGAGGTCCGCGTCGCCGGACAAGACCCGCTCACCGGCGAAGGCCGCTCGAAGCGCGAAGCCGAACAGGACGCGGCGAAGAAGATGCTGGAAAAGGTACGCGAATGA
- the era gene encoding GTPase Era translates to MTHCGFCAIIGAPNAGKSTLVNALVGSKVAIVSPKVQTTRMAVRGVALKDDTQIVFIDTPGIFKPRRRLDRAMVNAAWAGAGDADAIVLLVDAAELTANPKGRAADDTHAIVKALKDADTKAALALNKIDGMKRTDLLPMVQAFNAEGAFEEIFLISALKGDGVADLLAWVAKRMPEGPWLYPADQSADIPSRLLAAEITREKIYLRLHDELPYASAVETEKWEERKDGSARIEQTIYVQREGQKAIVLGKGGATIKIIGELARKEMEEIFGRRIHLFLFVKVREDWAEQRAHYKEMGLEFPEE, encoded by the coding sequence ATGACCCATTGCGGCTTCTGCGCCATCATCGGCGCGCCGAATGCCGGCAAGTCGACGCTGGTCAACGCGCTGGTCGGCTCCAAGGTCGCCATCGTCAGCCCCAAGGTGCAGACCACCCGCATGGCGGTGCGCGGCGTCGCGCTGAAGGACGACACCCAGATCGTGTTCATCGACACGCCCGGCATCTTCAAGCCGCGCCGGCGCCTCGACCGCGCCATGGTCAACGCCGCCTGGGCAGGCGCCGGGGACGCCGACGCCATCGTCCTCCTGGTCGACGCCGCCGAACTCACCGCGAACCCGAAGGGCCGCGCCGCCGATGACACCCACGCCATCGTCAAGGCGCTGAAGGACGCCGACACGAAAGCCGCGCTGGCGCTCAACAAGATCGACGGCATGAAGCGCACCGATCTGTTGCCGATGGTGCAGGCGTTCAACGCCGAGGGCGCGTTCGAGGAGATCTTCCTGATCTCCGCGCTGAAGGGCGACGGCGTCGCCGATCTGCTCGCCTGGGTGGCCAAGCGGATGCCGGAGGGCCCGTGGCTCTATCCCGCCGACCAGTCGGCCGACATCCCCTCGCGCCTGCTCGCCGCCGAGATCACGCGCGAGAAGATCTATCTGCGCCTGCACGACGAGTTGCCTTATGCGTCCGCCGTCGAGACCGAGAAATGGGAGGAGCGCAAGGACGGCTCCGCCCGCATCGAGCAGACGATCTACGTCCAGCGCGAGGGCCAGAAGGCGATCGTTCTGGGCAAGGGCGGCGCCACGATCAAGATCATCGGCGAACTGGCGCGCAAGGAGATGGAGGAGATTTTTGGGCGCCGCATCCATCTCTTCCTGTTCGTGAAGGTCCGCGAGGACTGGGCGGAGCAGCGCGCGCATTACAAGGAAATGGGTTTGGAGTTCCCGGAGGAATAG
- the recO gene encoding DNA repair protein RecO: MEWTDAALVLSSRPHGETSAILETLTREHGRHLGLVRGGASRKSKSVLQPGNSVQLHWRARLNEHLGNFTVEPAKARSGDMMESREALAGLNAFTAVASAALPEREVHAPVFEAGTLLLDAMQASDFAHWGALYVRWEAGLLEELGFGLDLSRCASTGATENLIYVSPRTGRAVSGEAGAPYKDRLLALPGFLLGSQNATPDAADVAAGLKLTGHFLLERVLMPHGKEIPAARLRLDALAIGESR, translated from the coding sequence ATGGAATGGACCGACGCCGCCCTCGTGCTTTCGTCCCGCCCCCACGGCGAAACCAGCGCGATCCTCGAAACGCTGACCCGCGAGCACGGCCGCCATCTCGGCCTGGTGCGCGGCGGCGCGTCGCGCAAATCGAAATCCGTGCTCCAGCCCGGCAACAGCGTGCAGCTCCATTGGCGCGCGCGGCTGAACGAGCATCTCGGCAATTTCACCGTCGAGCCGGCGAAGGCCCGCTCCGGCGACATGATGGAGAGCCGTGAGGCGCTGGCCGGCCTCAACGCCTTCACCGCGGTCGCCTCCGCCGCGCTGCCCGAGCGCGAGGTCCACGCGCCGGTGTTCGAGGCCGGCACGCTGCTGCTCGACGCGATGCAGGCGAGCGATTTCGCCCATTGGGGCGCGCTCTATGTCCGCTGGGAGGCGGGCCTGCTCGAGGAACTCGGCTTCGGCCTGGACCTTTCGCGCTGCGCCTCGACCGGCGCGACCGAGAACCTGATCTACGTCTCGCCGCGCACCGGCCGCGCGGTGTCGGGCGAGGCGGGGGCGCCCTACAAGGACCGGCTGCTTGCGCTGCCCGGTTTCCTGCTGGGTTCGCAGAATGCGACACCCGACGCCGCCGACGTCGCGGCGGGCCTGAAACTCACAGGACATTTTCTGTTGGAGCGTGTGCTCATGCCGCACGGCAAGGAAATCCCCGCCGCCCGCCTACGCCTCGACGCGCTGGCGATCGGCGAATCGCGGTAA
- the parC gene encoding DNA topoisomerase IV subunit A — protein sequence MADITDDIRPEPLGKALAERYLAYALSTITMRALPDARDGLKPVHRRILYGMRLLRLDSTSAFKKSAKIVGDVMGSFHPHGDQAIYDALVRLAQDFATRYPLVDGQGNFGNIDGDNPAAYRYTEARMTDVAAMLLDGLDENAVDFRPNYDGQDEEPVVLPGAFPNLLANGSSGIAVGMATSIPPHNVGELCEALKKLIDNPNTRDRTLSDIVRGPDFPTGGILVDGPETIAEAYKTGRGSFRVRAKWKREEGARGVYQIVVTEIPYQIQKAKLITQIAELLEQKKLPLLDDIHDESAEDIRIVLTPKSRTVEAEILMEQLFRSSDLESRFPLNMNVLDHGTVPRVMSLKDVLQAFVDHRREVLVRRSTHRLEKIAARLEILEGYLAVFLNLDKVIRIIRTEDEPKPVLMKAFKLTDNQAEAILNMRLRSLRRLEEMEIRAEHDALTREQKDLKKLLASDKLKDERLIEEVKAIDAKFGARTALGKRRTQIIEAKHIDKIEALAEEAVALATAVEKEPVTVVLSEKGWLRSFKGHMEENDSVKYREGDRRKFWIHAQTTDKLMLFSTDGRFFTLEASKLPGGRGNGEAIRTFIDLPPDADIVTMFAHVPGRKLLLAAESGHGFVTSEDEAVAMTKAGKRVMNVKTGVEAKACAFVSGDSVAVIGDNRKLLIFGLDEVPEMARGQGVYLQRYKDGGLLDATTFVGKDGLKDENNREFSAAELKDWRGERAQAGRLQPRGWAKSGKFAR from the coding sequence ATGGCCGACATCACAGACGACATCCGCCCCGAACCCCTCGGCAAAGCCCTCGCCGAGCGCTACCTCGCCTATGCGCTCTCCACCATCACCATGCGCGCGCTGCCCGATGCGCGCGACGGATTGAAGCCCGTCCACCGCCGCATCCTCTACGGCATGCGCCTGCTGCGTCTCGACTCCACCTCGGCGTTCAAGAAATCCGCCAAGATCGTCGGCGACGTGATGGGCTCGTTCCACCCGCACGGCGACCAGGCGATCTACGACGCGCTGGTGCGCCTCGCCCAGGACTTCGCCACGCGCTACCCGCTGGTCGACGGCCAGGGCAATTTCGGCAATATCGACGGCGACAATCCTGCCGCCTACCGCTACACCGAAGCGCGCATGACCGACGTCGCGGCCATGCTGCTCGACGGCCTGGACGAGAACGCGGTCGATTTCCGCCCCAATTACGACGGCCAGGACGAGGAACCCGTCGTCCTTCCCGGCGCCTTCCCGAACCTGCTCGCCAACGGCTCGTCCGGCATCGCGGTCGGCATGGCGACCTCGATCCCGCCGCACAATGTCGGCGAATTGTGCGAGGCGCTGAAGAAGCTCATCGACAATCCGAACACCCGCGACCGCACGCTGAGCGACATCGTGCGCGGCCCCGATTTCCCCACCGGCGGCATCCTGGTCGATGGCCCCGAGACCATCGCGGAAGCCTACAAGACCGGCCGCGGCTCCTTCCGCGTCCGCGCCAAGTGGAAGCGGGAAGAGGGCGCCCGCGGCGTCTACCAGATCGTCGTCACCGAGATTCCCTACCAGATCCAGAAGGCCAAGCTGATCACCCAGATCGCCGAGCTTCTGGAACAGAAGAAGCTGCCGCTGCTCGACGACATCCACGACGAGAGCGCCGAAGACATCCGCATCGTGCTGACGCCCAAGAGCCGCACGGTCGAGGCCGAGATATTGATGGAGCAGTTGTTCCGCTCCAGCGACCTGGAATCGCGCTTTCCGCTCAACATGAACGTGCTCGACCACGGCACCGTGCCGCGCGTCATGAGCCTGAAGGACGTCCTCCAGGCGTTCGTCGATCACCGCCGCGAGGTGCTGGTGCGCCGCTCGACGCACCGCCTCGAAAAGATCGCCGCCCGCTTGGAAATCCTCGAAGGCTATCTCGCGGTCTTCCTGAACCTCGACAAGGTGATCCGGATCATCCGCACCGAGGACGAGCCCAAGCCCGTTCTGATGAAGGCGTTCAAGCTCACCGACAACCAGGCCGAGGCCATCCTCAACATGCGCCTGCGCAGCCTGCGCCGGCTGGAGGAGATGGAAATCCGCGCCGAGCACGACGCGCTGACCCGGGAACAGAAGGACCTCAAAAAGCTGCTCGCCTCCGACAAGCTGAAGGACGAGAGGCTGATCGAGGAGGTCAAGGCGATCGACGCCAAGTTCGGCGCCAGGACCGCGCTCGGCAAGCGCCGCACCCAGATCATCGAGGCCAAGCACATCGACAAGATCGAGGCGCTGGCCGAAGAAGCCGTGGCGCTGGCCACAGCCGTCGAGAAGGAGCCGGTCACCGTCGTCCTTTCCGAGAAGGGCTGGCTACGCTCCTTCAAGGGCCATATGGAAGAGAACGACAGCGTCAAATACCGCGAGGGCGACCGGCGCAAATTCTGGATCCACGCCCAGACCACCGACAAGCTTATGTTGTTCTCGACCGACGGCCGCTTCTTCACGCTGGAGGCGAGCAAGCTGCCCGGCGGGCGCGGCAATGGCGAGGCGATCCGCACCTTCATCGACCTTCCGCCGGACGCCGATATCGTGACGATGTTCGCGCATGTCCCGGGCCGCAAGCTCCTGCTCGCCGCCGAAAGCGGCCACGGCTTCGTGACCAGCGAGGACGAGGCGGTGGCGATGACCAAGGCCGGCAAGCGCGTGATGAACGTGAAGACCGGCGTCGAGGCCAAGGCTTGCGCCTTTGTCAGCGGCGACAGCGTCGCGGTGATCGGCGACAACCGCAAGCTCCTGATCTTCGGCCTCGACGAAGTGCCCGAGATGGCGCGCGGGCAAGGTGTGTACCTGCAACGCTACAAGGACGGCGGGTTGCTGGACGCGACGACGTTTGTCGGCAAGGACGGCCTGAAGGACGAGAACAACCGCGAATTTTCCGCCGCCGAACTGAAAGACTGGCGCGGCGAACGCGCGCAAGCGGGCCGCCTGCAGCCCCGCGGCTGGGCGAAGAGCGGCAAGTTCGCGCGCTGA
- a CDS encoding enoyl-CoA hydratase-related protein produces MPFHDILYASDGGVATITMNRPKFKNALSYRLLDEIDAGFTLAQNDKAVRVVVLRGAGGNFSSGHDLGTPEALEYRKNLGAEPGTIEAYDEFKKYNLDVHLRWRNFPKPTVAMVEGFCIYAGWMTAACCDVVFAASNAEFLAGFVEYMSIPWDIGIRRAKELCFESRFISAQEAHDYGFVNRVVAPEKLEQETYDYAHRVAENSPDALRFAKIQMNKAQDAQGFTNAVEDSLGDYQAMMYLLGSEQMRVGGQRRLLTVDLAVKGRKKERRGQK; encoded by the coding sequence ATGCCCTTTCATGACATCCTCTACGCCTCCGACGGCGGCGTCGCGACGATCACGATGAACCGGCCGAAGTTCAAGAACGCGCTGTCCTACCGCCTGCTCGACGAGATCGACGCCGGCTTCACCTTGGCCCAAAACGACAAAGCCGTCCGCGTCGTGGTGCTGCGCGGCGCCGGCGGGAATTTCTCGTCCGGCCACGACCTCGGCACGCCCGAGGCGCTCGAATACCGCAAGAATCTCGGCGCCGAGCCCGGCACCATCGAGGCCTATGACGAGTTCAAGAAATACAATCTCGACGTCCATCTGCGCTGGCGCAATTTCCCCAAGCCGACCGTCGCGATGGTCGAAGGCTTCTGCATTTACGCCGGCTGGATGACAGCCGCGTGCTGCGACGTCGTCTTCGCCGCGTCGAACGCCGAATTCCTCGCCGGCTTCGTCGAATACATGTCGATCCCCTGGGACATCGGCATCCGCCGCGCCAAGGAGCTTTGCTTCGAGAGCCGCTTCATCTCCGCCCAGGAGGCGCATGATTACGGCTTCGTCAATCGCGTCGTGGCGCCGGAAAAACTGGAGCAGGAGACCTACGACTACGCCCACCGCGTCGCGGAGAATTCCCCCGACGCGCTGCGCTTCGCCAAGATCCAGATGAACAAGGCGCAGGATGCGCAGGGCTTCACCAACGCGGTGGAGGATTCGCTCGGCGACTATCAGGCGATGATGTATCTGCTGGGCAGCGAGCAGATGCGGGTGGGCGGGCAGCGCCGGCTCCTGACCGTCGATCTGGCCGTCAAGGGCCGCAAGAAGGAACGCCGCGGGCAGAAATAG
- a CDS encoding MFS transporter, whose translation MSIERTAARPGTGGVSRRYILVMLTLVYVVNYLDRNILNILLPAIKAEFHLTDAALGLLSGTSFAILYAILGVPLAWLADRVNRRNVIAYSMILFAAMTAVSARAANFFQLVAARIGTGIGEAGTSPSVNSIISDLYEPHERAGALSFYAAGLNIGLLVAFFGGGWIEQHYGWRTAFLAAGLPGLVLALLFLFTVPEPRRGQVDGIADTGRAPHLPETIAFLWSRKSFRFIALGTGMASFGGYAGNSFVPVFLARTHHMSPSEIGVTLAVLFGVVGGIGTYMSGVLADWLGKRDVRWNMYVIVIFIVCALPFFPFYFLAPSLPVALVCAVMPTASGAAYLAPSYAMVQSLVPLRMRAQSAAILLFVLNIIGFGLGPLSVGKLSDLLTPALGSDALRWALLATVVTWTIAAWCFWMASRRLPAELASANAPPADTVEVGA comes from the coding sequence TTGTCGATCGAACGGACTGCCGCGCGCCCCGGCACCGGTGGCGTCTCGCGCCGCTACATCCTGGTGATGCTGACGCTCGTCTATGTCGTCAATTATCTCGACCGCAACATCCTCAACATCCTGCTCCCCGCGATCAAGGCGGAATTCCACCTGACCGACGCGGCGCTCGGCCTTTTGTCGGGCACCAGCTTCGCGATCCTCTACGCCATCCTGGGCGTGCCGCTCGCCTGGCTCGCCGACCGCGTGAACCGGCGCAACGTCATCGCCTATTCGATGATCCTGTTCGCCGCGATGACGGCGGTCTCGGCGCGGGCCGCGAACTTCTTCCAGCTCGTCGCCGCGCGGATCGGCACCGGCATCGGCGAGGCGGGCACCAGCCCTTCCGTCAACTCGATCATCTCCGATCTCTACGAGCCGCATGAGCGGGCAGGGGCTCTGTCCTTCTATGCCGCCGGCCTCAATATCGGCCTGCTGGTCGCCTTCTTCGGCGGCGGCTGGATCGAGCAGCATTACGGCTGGCGCACCGCGTTCCTCGCCGCCGGCCTGCCGGGCCTGGTGCTCGCGCTGCTCTTTCTCTTCACCGTGCCCGAACCGAGGCGCGGCCAGGTGGACGGGATCGCCGACACCGGCCGCGCGCCGCATCTGCCCGAGACGATCGCCTTTCTGTGGTCGCGCAAATCCTTCCGCTTCATCGCGCTCGGCACCGGCATGGCGTCGTTCGGCGGCTATGCCGGCAATTCCTTCGTGCCCGTCTTCCTGGCGCGCACCCATCACATGAGCCCGTCCGAGATCGGCGTGACGCTGGCGGTCCTGTTCGGCGTGGTCGGCGGCATCGGCACCTATATGTCGGGCGTCCTGGCCGACTGGCTCGGCAAGCGCGACGTGCGCTGGAACATGTATGTCATCGTGATCTTCATCGTCTGCGCCCTGCCGTTCTTCCCGTTCTATTTCCTCGCGCCGAGCCTGCCCGTCGCGCTCGTCTGCGCCGTGATGCCGACCGCGAGCGGCGCCGCCTATCTCGCGCCGTCCTACGCCATGGTGCAGAGCCTGGTGCCGCTGCGCATGCGCGCCCAGTCGGCCGCGATCCTGCTCTTCGTGCTCAACATCATCGGCTTCGGCCTGGGGCCGCTTTCGGTCGGCAAGCTGAGCGACCTGTTGACGCCCGCGCTCGGCAGCGACGCGCTGCGCTGGGCTTTGCTCGCGACGGTCGTCACCTGGACGATCGCGGCCTGGTGTTTCTGGATGGCGAGCCGCCGGCTGCCGGCCGAACTTGCCAGCGCCAATGCGCCGCCCGCCGACACCGTCGAGGTCGGCGCTTGA
- a CDS encoding L,D-transpeptidase, whose amino-acid sequence MTARIEVGSLRGFAAVAAILMLGMGVAMAVGGQDRHPAPRIAGAMPPPRPGKPAPMVKVLVAEPRATPLVPRTIARAVSKPVQAPQTVAMAPLPPQTIAPDPATPAEEASRVAARVSAKVPSALAPYFDTFIYVSKAASGPWAQRLFLFRKQPDGTLALDQSFPVSTGRERSEQYFTATPTGLFELDVHRFLPMARSAKWNDAAMPWAMFLNYAYRTQMSGVALHAAIGRRERADIGHRASGGCVRLPLEKADLLFHRFLAEERGQVPVFTFDPARGTTNTAGIVSHDAQGNIVLADGLKVLVIIDNFSGEPPPLPQS is encoded by the coding sequence ATGACAGCCAGGATCGAAGTGGGAAGCTTGAGAGGCTTCGCGGCCGTCGCCGCGATCCTGATGCTCGGCATGGGCGTCGCGATGGCCGTCGGCGGCCAGGATCGACATCCCGCGCCGCGCATCGCCGGAGCGATGCCGCCGCCGCGCCCCGGCAAACCCGCCCCGATGGTCAAGGTCCTCGTCGCCGAACCACGCGCCACGCCGCTTGTTCCGCGAACCATCGCGCGCGCGGTGTCGAAACCGGTTCAGGCGCCGCAGACGGTCGCGATGGCCCCGCTGCCGCCGCAAACCATCGCGCCCGATCCCGCCACGCCGGCCGAAGAGGCGAGCCGCGTCGCCGCGCGGGTTTCCGCCAAGGTGCCGTCCGCCCTCGCGCCCTATTTCGACACCTTCATCTATGTCAGCAAGGCGGCGAGCGGCCCCTGGGCACAGCGCCTGTTCCTGTTCCGCAAACAGCCTGACGGCACGCTTGCCCTCGACCAGAGCTTTCCCGTCTCGACCGGCCGCGAACGCTCCGAGCAGTATTTCACCGCCACGCCCACCGGCCTGTTCGAGCTCGACGTCCACCGCTTCTTGCCGATGGCGCGCTCGGCCAAGTGGAACGACGCGGCGATGCCCTGGGCGATGTTCCTGAACTACGCCTATCGCACCCAGATGTCGGGCGTGGCGCTGCACGCCGCCATCGGCCGGCGCGAGCGCGCCGATATCGGCCATCGCGCCTCGGGCGGCTGCGTCCGCCTGCCGCTGGAGAAGGCCGATCTCCTCTTCCACCGCTTCCTGGCGGAGGAGCGCGGCCAGGTCCCCGTCTTCACCTTCGATCCCGCCCGGGGAACGACCAACACGGCGGGAATCGTCAGCCATGATGCGCAGGGCAACATCGTCCTCGCCGACGGCCTCAAGGTCCTCGTCATCATCGACAACTTCTCCGGCGAACCGCCCCCGCTGCCGCAATCCTGA